The genomic stretch AACCCGGCTAAATCCGCATGCCCCGGACGGGCAGCCATAACCTTGTGCAATTTTTCAATGCTTGCGTCTTTATTCTTAATCAGCAAAGTAACCGGGCTGCCCAGGGTAAGATTATTTTTTAATCCGGAGACAATCTCCGCCCGGTCATTCTCTATCTGCATGCGCCGGCCGCGGCCAAACCCGGACTGCCTGCGTTTTAATTCTTTATTTATCGCTGCCGCATCTACCTTCAGTCCGGCGGGAATCCCTTCTAAAATAGCAACCATTCCTTTTCCATGCGATTCACCTGCGGTTAAACACCTTAGCATAAATACCTCCCCCTATTTCCAGAGCCCGCGCTGATTTTGGCGCGCCTCTCGATATAATTTTAAAAATAAATCCGCGTATTTCACATTCGGAGGATAAGTCATTAACGAAGCATAGCCCTCCTCCACAATCTTGGCATTTACAAATGTCCCATCCTCTAAATAAACATAGGCCAGGATTCTTTTATATTTATCATATCTTTCTACGTCAAACTCTAATCTTACCCGCTTTCCTTCGACAAGTTTTTTAGTAAATGCATAAGACTGCCTGCCCAACCGCTTGATTGCTTCAACATCCTGCCCTGAACGCTGCGCGTCGCGGTAGAGTTTATTCGATTCATGCATCTCCGGGGTATCGATTCCGATCAAACGCACCCGCTCCCGGTTTTCCAATACCAGCGTATCCCCATCTACTGCCCGAGTCACTAAAATATTGCTATAAGCATAATCCTTGCCGGAGGATGCCTGGCAACCCGTTATAACTAAAACCATTAAAAACAGTGAAAAGATAATCTTCTTATTCATTTTATTTTTAGAGTTGGCTGCTAACCATTTGCGCTAATACTACAATATCTTCAGTGCAAAAAATATTTTTTATACTCGCGTCAAAATACATATTGGCATCAGGGCCAAACTCCGTATCCTGCTTCCACAATTTAATCAACACCGGGACATTGGTAAAAGCATCGAGGATAATACTTATGTCACCGCCGGCTGAAATTTTTCCCGGCAATCTGCTCAAAACATCTTTAATGGCATCCGAGCTCTTGCCGTATTTACGGATTATCGGCTCAATCGAACGCTTGCGATAAGCATCATAATAGCCTTCAACCCCGGAGAGCTCTCTAAAAGTAAGTCATTGGCTGCTTAAAACCGGCAAACCTTTTAGTTTTTGCGCCAAATAATGCAAAATCAGTATGCTCACAAAATCTTTTGCCGGAGCGTTGCACGACAGAGAAAGAATTTTTTCAGCCGCGCTATCTATAGTATACTCATCCGCCAAAAACTTTACTGATAAATTCTTGGGCGCCTTAAGGTTAGCTAAATCTTCCCACGATTTCTTAAGCGCAACCTCATATCCCATGGTTTTATTATATTATTTTTATTAAGATAAATCAATGATTTTGCGCATTCGATTTCCGTCTTTTGCTGGAGGCGCATTAGAAATTTTTCGGCATTCCTAACTATTGAAAGTGTGCAAGGAATTACGGCGAGTGCAGGCAATATCATTACGCGTAAGGAACACTGCGCTGCCGAAAGGAGCCGTAAGCCGCAGCACACGGCGAAAAATTTCGCGCCGGAAGCAAAAGACGGAAATCGAAAAGATAATTATATTGCGGTTGAGGGATTTTCGCTTATAATGGAAATATGATTTACGACCGTTTTCAGCAGGAAGCCATAGACCACATAAATAACGGCCATTCGGTGATAGTATCGGCTCCTACCGGAGCCGGCAAAACCGCAATCGCCGAGCATATTATCAATGACGCTATCCGCAATAATTTAGGGGTAATTTACACTGCCCCGATCAAAGCCCTGTCCAACCAGAAGTTCCGCGACTTTCAGGGGCAATTTCAGGATAATATCGGGATTTTAACC from Candidatus Omnitrophota bacterium encodes the following:
- a CDS encoding thermonuclease family protein, with product MNKKIIFSLFLMVLVITGCQASSGKDYAYSNILVTRAVDGDTLVLENRERVRLIGIDTPEMHESNKLYRDAQRSGQDVEAIKRLGRQSYAFTKKLVEGKRVRLEFDVERYDKYKRILAYVYLEDGTFVNAKIVEEGYASLMTYPPNVKYADLFLKLYREARQNQRGLWK